The following coding sequences are from one Triticum dicoccoides isolate Atlit2015 ecotype Zavitan chromosome 4A, WEW_v2.0, whole genome shotgun sequence window:
- the LOC119285343 gene encoding pentatricopeptide repeat-containing protein At2g37310-like, producing MRLPAWLTAVPPDPRVYGDLIQRCADAGHLAAGRQLHARLATLSVIPSNFLASKLISLYSRTGRLHDARRVFDAIPQPNLFAWNAILIALSLHSPQPSAALRLFAASGVSPDEITVSALLKSLAASGPGLSPLVAGELHALAFLRGFGADLFVSNGLITAYANAEDMRSARAVFDQMPGKDVVSWNSLISAYARGGRYAERLELFHELVQACAGGGVRPNSVTVTSVLHACAQLKAVDFGVYALRIANESGLDMDIAAWNSVVGFYAKCGRLHYARQLLERMPKKDAVSYSAMITGYMNNGHVDEAMDLFRQADAKGINTWNALISGLIQNGHQSDVLGLLHEMMGAGILPNTATLSIIMPSAPLFSTLLGAKQAHGYVIRNDYGQSNNVVSALIDAYSKAGFLDMARKVFELHENRSTIAWTSIISAVAAHGDVTDALDLFNQMVSAGTRPDTVTFTVVLTACAHAGKVAEAREFFHSMQAMFGISPVMEQYACMISVLSRAGMLKDGLDLVNKMPFEPNAKVWGALLNGAAAVGDVELGRFVFDRLFIIEPKNTGNYVVMANLYSNAGKWEEAEIIRSMLWGVGLEKVPGCSWN from the coding sequence ATGAGGCTGCCGGCGTGGCTCACCGCCGTGCCGCCGGACCCCCGCGTGTACGGTGACCTCATCCAGCGCTGCGCGGACGCCGGCCACCTCGCCGCAGGCAGGCAGCTCCACGCCCGCCTCGCCACCCTCTCCGTGATCCCCTCCAACTTCCTCGCCTCCAAGCTCATCTCACTCTACTCCAGAACCGGACGCCTGCACGACGCCCGCAGGGTGTTCGACGCCATCCCGCAGCCCAACCTCTTCGCCTGGAACGCCATCCTCATCGCGCTCTCCCTCCACTCGCCCCAGCCCTCcgcggctcttcgcctcttcgcggCCTCAGGCGTGTCCCCCGACGAGATCACCGTCTCCGCGCTCCTCAAGTCCCTCGCCGCGTCCGGGCCGGGCCTGTCCCCTCTCGTCGCCGGGGAGCTCCACGCCCTTGCGTTCCTGCGCGGGTTTGGCGCGGACCTCTTCGTGTCCAATGGGCTCATCACCGCCTACGCGAATGCTGAGGACATGCGCTCCGCTCGCGCGGTGTTCGACCAAATGCCAGGCAAGGATGTCGTGTCCTGGAACTCTCTTATATCAGCGTACGCTCGTGGAGGACGGTACGCAGAGCGCTTGGAGTTATTCCATGAGTTGGTGCAGGCTTGCGCTGGTGGTGGCGTTCGGCCAAATAGCGTCACGGTGACAAGTGTGCTGCATGCTTGTGCCCAGCTCAAGGCTGTTGATTTCGGGGTCTATGCCCTCCGAATTGCTAATGAGAGTGGGCTTGATATGGACATTGCAGCATGGAACTCAGTCGTAGGGTTTTATGCCAAATGTGGGCGGTTGCACTATGCACGCCAGTTGCTTGAAAGGATGCCTAAGAAAGATGCGGTCAGTTACAGCGCCATGATTACTGGTTACATGAACAATGGGCATGTCGATGAGGCAATGGATCTTTTCCGTCAAGCAGATGCTAAAGGCATCAACACGTGGAATGCGTTGATTTCTGGATTGATACAAAATGGACACCAGTCTGATGTTCTTGGATTGCTTCATGAGATGATGGGTGCTGGGATACTGCCCAATACAGCTACTCTTTCAATCATCATGCCCTCAGCACCGTTGTTCTCAACCCTACTGGGAGCAAAGCAAGCTCATGGTTATGTGATAAGAAATGATTATGGTCAGAGCAACAATGTTGTCAGTGCATTGATTGATGCTTACTCAAAGGCTGGATTTCTTGATATGGCCAGGAAGGTGTTTGAATTGCATGAGAATAGAAGCACAATTGCCTGGACATCGATCATTTCGGCTGTCGCAGCTCATGGAGATGTTACAGACGCATTGGACCTGTTCAATCAGATGGTCAGTGCTGGCACTAGGCCTGATACTGTAACTTTCACTGTTGTGCTTACTGCATGTGCTCATGCGGGAAAGGTAGCCGAAGCTCGTGAATTTTTTCACTCCATGCAAGCTATGTTTGGTATCAGTCCTGTGATGGAGCAGTATGCTTGCATGATTTCTGTACTCAGTCGTGCTGGTATGCTTAAGGATGGGCTTGACCTTGTAAACAAGATGCCTTTTGAGCCAAATGCAAAGGTCTGGGGTGCACTGCTTAATGGAGCAGCAGCAGTtggtgatgttgagcttggtcggttTGTGTTTGATCGACTGTTCATAATAGAGCCTAAGAACACAGGTAACTATGTTGTGATGGCTAATCTGTACTCAAATGCTGGCAAATGGGAAGAAGCTGAAATCATAAGGAGCATGCTGTGGGGAGTTGGATTGGAGAAAGTTCCTGGGTGTAGCTGGAATTAA